A window of the Bacillus andreraoultii genome harbors these coding sequences:
- a CDS encoding amino acid ABC transporter permease: MSGIQWEYIFDFRLAIESIPYVLEGIWYTLLISLASIVIGLFLSFFLALGRMSNHLILQLPSRLYISFMRGVPILVLLFLLYFGFPLVGIEFSAVNAAIICFSLNCAAYMAEINRSAISAVDIGQWEAAQSLGMTYWQTLFAIVVPQASKIALPPLVNVLLDLIKSTSLAAMITVPELFQKAKIVGGRELDYMTMYILVALIYWGICSIVELLQNHLEKKVA; encoded by the coding sequence ATGAGCGGTATCCAATGGGAATATATTTTTGATTTCCGACTAGCGATTGAGTCGATTCCATACGTATTGGAAGGAATATGGTATACGTTGTTAATTTCCCTTGCAAGTATAGTAATCGGTCTATTTCTCAGTTTTTTCCTAGCTTTAGGGAGGATGTCAAATCATTTAATATTACAGTTACCATCACGTCTTTACATATCTTTTATGAGAGGGGTTCCCATATTAGTGTTACTTTTTCTATTGTATTTTGGGTTCCCGCTTGTTGGAATTGAGTTTTCGGCGGTCAATGCGGCAATTATATGTTTTAGTCTTAACTGTGCTGCCTACATGGCAGAGATTAATCGTTCTGCTATATCCGCAGTTGATATCGGGCAATGGGAGGCTGCACAATCTCTAGGTATGACTTACTGGCAAACGTTATTTGCGATTGTTGTCCCCCAGGCTTCGAAAATAGCTCTACCTCCATTAGTTAATGTGCTTCTAGACTTAATTAAGAGTACGTCACTGGCGGCAATGATTACTGTTCCAGAACTTTTCCAAAAGGCAAAAATTGTTGGCGGTAGAGAATTGGATTACATGACGATGTACATACTCGTTGCGTTAATTTATTGGGGAATCTGTTCAATTGTTGAATTGTTGCAAAATCATCTTGAAAAGAAAGTCGCATAA
- a CDS encoding YitT family protein produces the protein MKNMIVIFGSFIIAVAYNFFLVPYSILSSGISGVAILLGLITPFNTGIINFILNLPLLILSYYKLGKKITLNTILSVVSLSLFLYILPVIPLTDNILLSTIFGGVITGVGVGLILKYSGTSGGLDIVAIIVSRTSNFSVGILLTAMNGIIVLISGTAFNWNIALYTLLSIYLTGRMIDKIHTSHMKVTMQIVTTKGDAIRNELLQTIYRGITVTEGYGGYTLEKKQIMMMVMTRYETVQVKEIVRKHDPNAFINIFETVEVDGTFAKN, from the coding sequence ATGAAAAACATGATAGTTATTTTTGGTTCTTTTATTATTGCAGTTGCCTACAATTTCTTTTTAGTGCCCTATAGTATTTTAAGTAGTGGGATTAGTGGGGTTGCCATTTTACTTGGCCTTATTACTCCTTTCAATACAGGTATAATCAACTTCATTTTAAACCTTCCGTTACTAATTTTAAGCTATTATAAACTAGGGAAGAAAATTACACTTAATACAATCCTAAGTGTTGTGTCCCTGTCACTTTTTCTTTACATATTACCAGTCATTCCATTAACAGATAATATTTTACTGTCCACTATTTTTGGTGGGGTAATAACTGGTGTAGGTGTCGGACTCATCCTAAAATATTCTGGAACTTCTGGTGGATTAGATATTGTTGCAATTATCGTATCAAGAACAAGTAATTTTAGTGTTGGCATTCTTTTAACAGCGATGAATGGTATTATTGTGCTTATTTCAGGTACCGCTTTTAATTGGAATATTGCGCTATATACTCTTTTATCTATTTACTTAACTGGTCGTATGATTGATAAAATCCATACGAGTCACATGAAAGTAACGATGCAGATTGTTACAACAAAAGGTGACGCTATTCGAAATGAATTACTACAAACCATTTATCGCGGAATTACGGTTACAGAAGGATATGGTGGCTACACACTTGAGAAAAAACAAATTATGATGATGGTAATGACCCGCTATGAAACAGTACAAGTAAAGGAAATTGTACGCAAACATGATCCAAATGCATTTATTAATATTTTCGAAACAGTTGAGGTTGATGGTACTTTTGCGAAAAATTAA
- the rarD gene encoding EamA family transporter RarD, with translation MEREFTKGISYTAGSYLLWGILPIYWKFLNHVPALEILAHRVIWSFIFVLTIVGLLKRKLLKNFSQVQMRNRRTWLGLILASLFISINWLTYIYAVNTNHIVEASLGYYINPLVSLLLGVFVLREKINAIQMISFAVAGIGVIYMTVTFGKFPWIALLLALSFGLYGLSKKLIKVDSILGLFLETLFVLPIALLFLAYIGFNGQHHFLTGSLNNDLFLLGSGIATALPLLWFSIGAQKIPLYMVGFLQYIAPTISLILGTLLYKEPFTKDHAITFTCIWLAILVFTISNIQQMIKRRKATAVDADVRSV, from the coding sequence ATGGAACGTGAATTTACAAAAGGAATTTCGTATACAGCGGGATCTTATTTATTGTGGGGAATATTACCCATTTACTGGAAGTTTTTAAATCATGTACCTGCACTCGAAATATTAGCTCATCGTGTGATTTGGTCGTTTATTTTCGTACTAACGATTGTCGGACTGTTAAAAAGAAAACTACTAAAAAATTTCTCTCAAGTGCAAATGAGAAACAGGAGAACGTGGCTAGGATTAATCTTAGCCTCACTATTTATTAGTATTAACTGGCTTACATACATTTATGCTGTAAATACGAATCATATCGTGGAAGCGAGTTTAGGCTATTACATTAACCCACTCGTCTCTCTTTTATTAGGAGTTTTTGTTCTACGGGAGAAAATAAATGCAATACAAATGATCTCATTTGCTGTAGCCGGAATCGGTGTTATTTATATGACGGTTACATTTGGAAAATTCCCATGGATTGCGCTACTGTTGGCCCTTTCGTTTGGACTATATGGTTTATCAAAAAAATTGATAAAAGTAGACTCGATATTAGGCTTGTTTTTAGAAACATTATTTGTGTTGCCTATTGCGTTATTATTTTTAGCATATATCGGTTTTAATGGTCAACATCACTTCTTAACGGGGTCACTTAACAATGATTTATTTTTACTTGGTTCCGGCATTGCAACAGCTTTACCACTTTTATGGTTTAGTATCGGGGCGCAAAAAATTCCACTTTATATGGTCGGCTTTTTACAATATATTGCTCCAACGATCAGTTTAATTCTTGGTACTCTCTTATATAAAGAGCCTTTTACAAAGGATCATGCAATTACGTTTACCTGTATTTGGTTAGCTATTCTGGTCTTTACCATCTCAAATATTCAGCAAATGATTAAAAGAAGAAAAGCCACGGCCGTTGATGCCGACGTTAGGAGTGTGTAA
- a CDS encoding AAA domain-containing protein, whose translation MASINDFINQWQKALTIEANNLESKGGIKTVITEGKCLTTDDTGATYWFLVHTDLFLPDGTPVRVEYHNQVYSGIVLSVEGFDVVIKINDFLGNDVKKAELYSAPWELLIALTKRLDSVKGDSGKQKRVHRLLSPNTPTKHPQDKIKNDVTELILRAKYNPVTYVWGPPGTGKTYALARMAAYLYKKGLKILILAHSNAAVDVLMLEVATYLKGKGQWKAGDVLRYGFSHDLKVREHEGLLIEKMVEKSLPNLGEQLKQLEQRRMSVKRNYTDIQGKKLANIENQLRKIRSSLKQEEERFVSNAKVLGVTLSKAAMDPFVYEQTYDIVIVDEASMAYTPQIAYSASLGKHTIVCGDFKQLPPIAMANHTLVEKWLKRDIFEVAKIVQSVSLEEAHPNLFMLTKQRRMHPDISRFTNQFIYQNKVSDHPTVRTKREPVAAKHPFVNEAAVQIDLSNMGAYALRDASSTSRFNLFSALIALQLILSAKMDGLESIGYITPYRAQSRLVNTFIREFFPDNRLSVGSEKIVAATVHKFQGSERDFVLFDAVDSYPESRAGKLLTGADSEKLINVAVTRARGKFIHVVDKKYMDSRTSKNNTIQQLSNHLERIGHSYTRFNLREIVERNYHANLQWFVDSNIEPLLEDMKQAKKIVISVPYPLKINRKRWDLLKSLENKIDIDVITLRQAEIPLRRFRIVHKDLVMPFIQINDERLWVGAPSIFDTSPQLPSVTCRLVSKQVVELFHSYLNLTPAKKVQDVVKKNVTSYRPTYTFSQYVATWDQCPRCHSVRKIGTKKDGSFSLNCDYCGMKASIQDWYLQKYIDYAELKCRNCESSLEVEGSGNELHVTCHRCRSNVEVALLI comes from the coding sequence ATGGCTAGCATCAATGATTTTATCAACCAATGGCAAAAGGCCTTAACAATAGAAGCAAACAATTTAGAATCTAAAGGTGGCATAAAAACTGTTATTACAGAAGGAAAATGTTTAACAACTGATGATACAGGAGCAACATACTGGTTTTTAGTTCATACAGATTTATTTCTACCAGATGGGACGCCTGTTCGTGTTGAGTATCACAATCAAGTGTACAGTGGTATTGTCCTATCTGTAGAGGGTTTTGATGTTGTCATAAAAATAAATGACTTTCTCGGTAATGATGTTAAAAAGGCAGAACTTTACAGTGCTCCATGGGAATTGTTAATCGCATTAACGAAGCGATTGGACAGTGTGAAAGGTGATTCCGGTAAACAGAAACGTGTTCACCGCTTACTTTCGCCAAATACACCTACGAAACATCCACAAGATAAAATAAAAAATGATGTAACAGAATTAATTTTACGTGCAAAATATAACCCAGTTACTTATGTATGGGGACCACCTGGGACGGGTAAGACGTATGCACTTGCAAGGATGGCTGCATACTTATACAAAAAGGGATTGAAAATCTTAATATTAGCGCATAGTAATGCTGCGGTGGACGTGCTAATGTTGGAAGTTGCTACTTATTTAAAAGGGAAAGGACAATGGAAGGCAGGGGACGTTCTTCGTTACGGATTTAGTCATGACCTGAAAGTACGCGAACACGAGGGTTTACTTATCGAGAAAATGGTTGAAAAGTCTCTACCAAATTTAGGTGAGCAGCTGAAGCAATTGGAACAGAGAAGAATGTCGGTTAAACGTAATTACACTGATATTCAAGGAAAAAAACTTGCAAACATAGAAAATCAGTTAAGAAAAATTCGCTCAAGCCTTAAACAAGAAGAAGAACGATTTGTCAGCAATGCTAAGGTACTCGGTGTGACATTGTCAAAAGCGGCAATGGACCCATTCGTGTACGAGCAAACGTATGATATTGTAATTGTCGACGAAGCGAGTATGGCTTACACACCACAAATTGCCTACAGTGCTTCTCTAGGAAAACATACGATCGTTTGTGGGGATTTCAAGCAGTTACCTCCGATTGCGATGGCAAATCATACATTAGTAGAAAAATGGTTAAAGCGGGATATTTTTGAAGTGGCAAAAATTGTTCAGTCAGTTTCTCTTGAAGAGGCTCATCCAAATTTATTTATGTTAACGAAGCAAAGGCGGATGCACCCCGATATCTCTCGTTTTACAAATCAATTTATCTATCAAAATAAAGTATCTGATCACCCAACTGTTCGAACTAAGAGAGAGCCGGTTGCAGCAAAGCATCCGTTTGTGAATGAAGCAGCCGTACAAATCGATTTGTCGAATATGGGAGCTTATGCATTAAGGGATGCTTCATCAACTTCACGCTTTAATCTATTCTCAGCATTGATTGCCCTACAATTGATCCTCTCGGCAAAAATGGATGGCCTAGAATCTATTGGCTATATTACGCCATACCGGGCACAGTCGCGGCTGGTGAATACATTCATTCGCGAATTTTTTCCGGATAACCGTTTAAGTGTTGGAAGTGAAAAAATCGTTGCAGCAACTGTTCATAAATTTCAAGGTTCAGAACGTGATTTCGTTCTTTTTGATGCGGTTGATAGCTATCCTGAGTCCCGAGCAGGGAAGCTGTTGACGGGTGCGGATAGTGAAAAATTAATAAATGTGGCTGTAACTCGAGCACGAGGAAAATTTATTCATGTCGTTGATAAAAAGTATATGGATTCACGGACATCAAAGAATAACACGATTCAACAGTTAAGTAATCATCTAGAAAGGATTGGTCATTCCTACACCCGTTTCAATTTACGAGAAATCGTGGAGCGTAATTATCATGCTAACTTACAATGGTTTGTGGATTCGAATATAGAACCTTTGCTAGAAGACATGAAACAAGCTAAGAAGATTGTTATTTCCGTTCCGTATCCATTGAAAATAAATCGTAAACGATGGGATTTATTGAAAAGCTTAGAAAATAAAATTGATATTGATGTCATTACATTGAGACAAGCAGAAATTCCTTTGAGGAGATTTCGGATTGTTCATAAAGACTTAGTCATGCCATTTATTCAAATAAATGATGAACGTTTATGGGTTGGTGCTCCTTCAATATTTGATACATCACCACAATTGCCATCTGTTACATGCCGACTTGTATCAAAGCAAGTCGTTGAACTTTTTCATAGTTATTTAAATTTAACGCCTGCAAAAAAAGTACAGGATGTAGTGAAAAAGAATGTGACAAGTTATCGACCTACGTATACATTTAGTCAATATGTTGCCACTTGGGATCAATGTCCAAGGTGCCATAGTGTTCGGAAGATCGGTACGAAAAAAGATGGGTCATTTAGTCTAAACTGTGATTATTGTGGGATGAAGGCAAGTATTCAAGATTGGTATTTACAAAAATACATTGATTATGCAGAGTTAAAATGTAGAAATTGTGAAAGTTCCCTTGAAGTGGAAGGGAGCGGAAACGAACTTCACGTAACTTGTCATCGTTGTAGGTCGAATGTAGAAGTAGCATTATTAATATAG
- a CDS encoding MBL fold metallo-hydrolase: MKKKRYTNLNHVSNKKTFQDMRKWQKERRRKVKDLTKNIEQCSNKRIDELKANRNVTSYTWIGHSTFLLQLNGVNILTDPVWAKRMGFQKRLTEPGIPLENLPEFDVVVISHGHYDHLDFPTLKKLKGNPRYFVPIGLKSLFLKKGYRNVIEMSWWEVVEYKGIQIHFVPAQHWTRRTLTDMNTSHWGGWIFQANKETLYFVGDTGYFPGFQEIASRFPIDTVFMPIGAYEPEWFMADSHISPEDSVKAFKELKAKQFVPMHYGAYRLADDTGPEALERLVTEWKKQQLPKEQLKILLIGETYF, translated from the coding sequence ATGAAAAAGAAAAGGTATACGAATTTAAATCATGTATCCAATAAAAAAACATTTCAAGATATGCGAAAGTGGCAAAAAGAACGACGACGCAAAGTAAAAGATTTAACGAAGAATATTGAGCAATGTTCAAACAAAAGGATTGACGAACTAAAAGCAAATAGAAACGTGACGTCCTATACTTGGATTGGCCACTCTACGTTTCTACTTCAACTTAATGGGGTAAACATTCTTACGGATCCGGTATGGGCAAAGCGAATGGGATTTCAGAAAAGATTAACAGAACCAGGAATTCCATTAGAAAATTTACCTGAGTTTGATGTTGTCGTTATATCACATGGACATTATGACCATCTTGACTTTCCAACATTAAAAAAGCTAAAGGGCAACCCACGGTATTTTGTTCCCATCGGTTTGAAGTCACTTTTTTTGAAAAAGGGATATCGAAATGTGATCGAGATGAGTTGGTGGGAAGTGGTTGAATATAAAGGAATTCAAATTCACTTTGTCCCTGCACAGCATTGGACAAGAAGAACGTTGACAGATATGAATACCTCTCATTGGGGAGGCTGGATTTTTCAAGCTAATAAGGAAACGCTTTATTTTGTCGGTGATACGGGCTATTTCCCTGGCTTTCAGGAAATTGCTTCACGATTTCCCATTGATACGGTGTTTATGCCCATTGGTGCTTACGAGCCGGAATGGTTTATGGCTGATTCCCATATTTCGCCTGAAGATAGTGTGAAAGCTTTTAAAGAACTAAAAGCTAAACAGTTTGTCCCTATGCATTATGGTGCGTATCGTTTAGCCGACGACACAGGGCCCGAAGCTTTAGAAAGATTAGTAACAGAATGGAAAAAGCAACAATTGCCCAAGGAACAGCTGAAGATTCTACTGATTGGAGAAACGTACTTTTAA
- a CDS encoding short-chain dehydrogenase: MKHALVVGGTGMLSEVSLWLISQGYHVSIIARNAERMDKLVKRAGTKHHVTPLLVDYTDGKKLQEKLKNTISKNGEIDLVVAWIHSYATEALSIIIDEVSNRKHRWQLFHILSSRSNTETIREHIAIPHFCTYYQVQLGFIIDDSCSRWLTNEEISSGVIEAIKKKENVATIGQVELREKRP, encoded by the coding sequence ATGAAGCACGCGCTCGTAGTTGGTGGAACAGGAATGTTATCGGAAGTTTCGCTTTGGCTTATTAGTCAAGGATACCATGTTTCAATTATCGCACGAAACGCAGAACGTATGGATAAATTAGTAAAAAGGGCAGGCACAAAACACCACGTTACCCCTTTACTTGTTGATTATACAGATGGAAAAAAGCTGCAAGAAAAACTAAAGAATACGATTAGCAAAAATGGTGAGATTGATCTTGTCGTAGCTTGGATTCATTCATATGCGACCGAGGCACTCTCAATTATTATAGACGAGGTCTCAAATCGAAAGCACAGATGGCAATTATTCCATATTTTAAGTAGTCGCTCAAATACAGAAACAATAAGGGAACATATAGCCATTCCTCACTTTTGTACATATTATCAAGTTCAATTAGGATTTATTATAGATGATAGCTGTTCACGGTGGTTAACAAATGAGGAAATTTCTAGTGGAGTAATTGAAGCCATTAAGAAGAAAGAGAACGTAGCGACAATTGGTCAAGTTGAACTTCGGGAAAAGCGACCATAA
- a CDS encoding phosphoribosylanthranilate isomerase — translation MDNDKLAVFFSIAKELNENGIIPLLMGSVGLELVTGKSWDAQDLDIHVPGDARGWEVHPELNIYNWNVIVKIMNSMGYELIDLHEHEFSKDEWSVEFGIINTLPDFAGIQLKDLNLHQKGDVKYYLLSPEQYLRVYEASSKDSYRADQNNNKDSKKIDYLKTIL, via the coding sequence ATGGATAATGATAAGTTGGCAGTGTTTTTTAGCATTGCAAAAGAGCTAAACGAAAATGGAATTATTCCACTTTTAATGGGTTCGGTCGGTTTAGAACTTGTTACAGGAAAAAGTTGGGATGCACAAGATCTAGATATCCATGTACCGGGTGACGCAAGAGGTTGGGAAGTACATCCCGAATTAAATATATACAATTGGAATGTTATCGTAAAAATCATGAACTCTATGGGTTATGAATTAATTGATTTACACGAGCATGAGTTTTCAAAGGACGAATGGAGCGTTGAATTCGGGATTATTAACACATTACCCGATTTCGCAGGTATACAGTTAAAAGATTTAAACTTACATCAAAAGGGTGATGTAAAATATTACTTACTAAGTCCAGAACAATATTTACGTGTTTACGAGGCCTCTTCTAAAGATAGTTACCGTGCAGATCAGAATAATAACAAAGATTCAAAGAAGATAGATTACTTAAAAACCATTTTATAA
- a CDS encoding DUF4003 family protein has translation MTNHNLEQKIDQFLSIYKELKKALKWKVTDHKTTMLIASMYVVNKRDFDLQRFLQVSEYIKSNVNAFNTLRSQERFSIGAMLDIHCDQVEDVFHSYLDLYDVLAKSGFKRGMFTYIAAGILFTSKIDPKEHILFVERAQHIYKAMQKEHMFLTSENDYPLALLLATRDEDVSSLIERMEGFYHQLQIIGFKKGNDLQFLTHILSLDPTADKNVLSDCCLEIFDKIHQLNKKPKPVNYPIIGMLALCDQKQFDLQHLITVTERLNAEKDFKWQKDINFMLAAQLFICELTKDPTVPTTGLMTTLEIIMQAQQAAMIASMAVVTAATSSNNN, from the coding sequence TTGACAAATCACAATTTAGAACAAAAAATAGACCAATTTCTATCCATCTATAAGGAATTAAAAAAAGCTTTAAAATGGAAGGTCACTGATCATAAAACGACTATGCTCATCGCCTCAATGTATGTAGTGAATAAGCGAGATTTCGATTTACAACGGTTTCTTCAAGTCAGCGAATACATTAAATCTAACGTGAATGCTTTTAATACACTTCGATCCCAAGAACGATTTTCTATTGGAGCTATGCTAGATATTCATTGTGATCAAGTAGAAGATGTATTTCATTCATACCTCGATTTATATGATGTGCTTGCTAAGAGTGGCTTTAAGCGAGGCATGTTTACGTATATTGCAGCTGGCATTCTCTTCACAAGTAAAATAGACCCGAAAGAACATATTTTATTCGTTGAACGGGCTCAGCATATTTATAAAGCGATGCAGAAAGAGCATATGTTTTTAACATCAGAAAATGATTATCCACTCGCACTGTTATTAGCAACACGAGACGAGGATGTTTCTTCCCTCATCGAGCGTATGGAAGGATTTTACCATCAATTGCAAATAATAGGATTTAAAAAAGGGAATGATTTGCAATTTTTAACTCATATCCTTTCTTTAGATCCGACCGCTGACAAAAATGTATTAAGTGATTGCTGTTTAGAAATTTTCGATAAAATACACCAACTAAATAAAAAACCGAAACCAGTGAACTATCCAATAATCGGTATGCTTGCATTATGTGATCAGAAACAATTCGATTTACAACATTTAATTACTGTCACGGAACGACTAAATGCTGAAAAAGATTTTAAGTGGCAAAAAGATATCAACTTTATGCTTGCAGCTCAATTATTTATATGTGAACTGACAAAAGATCCAACCGTTCCGACAACAGGATTAATGACTACGCTTGAAATTATTATGCAAGCACAACAGGCGGCGATGATTGCATCAATGGCTGTCGTAACCGCTGCAACTTCATCCAATAATAATTAA
- a CDS encoding DUF2975 domain-containing protein: MKRLGSTLFLRIAVILIGVPILALCILLLPKIVIEAIEQAKDGAMLGFVILSILLIMYGTAIPFYYALYQALKLLRYIDNNEAFSQLSVVSLRKIRNCAIAISSLYAVALPMFFIVAQWDDAPGLVLIGLVIVGASMVVAVFVAVLKKLLQEAIDMKAENDLTV; the protein is encoded by the coding sequence ATGAAACGATTAGGCTCAACGCTCTTTTTACGAATCGCGGTTATTTTAATTGGTGTTCCTATTCTGGCACTTTGTATATTGTTGTTACCTAAAATTGTCATAGAAGCAATTGAACAAGCTAAAGACGGTGCGATGTTAGGTTTTGTCATACTTTCCATTTTATTAATCATGTACGGTACAGCGATACCGTTTTACTATGCCTTATATCAAGCATTAAAACTTCTTCGGTACATTGACAATAACGAAGCCTTCTCTCAGCTGTCTGTCGTTTCTTTAAGGAAAATCAGGAACTGTGCCATTGCAATTAGCAGTTTGTATGCAGTTGCTCTTCCAATGTTCTTTATCGTAGCACAATGGGATGATGCCCCAGGTCTCGTATTAATTGGATTGGTTATTGTTGGGGCATCGATGGTAGTCGCTGTTTTTGTCGCTGTTCTTAAAAAACTTCTACAAGAAGCGATTGATATGAAAGCTGAAAATGACTTGACGGTTTGA
- a CDS encoding helix-turn-helix domain-containing protein, giving the protein MAIVVNIDVMLAKRKMSVTELSERVGITMANLSILKNGKAKAIRFSTLEGICAALDCQPGDILAYKKDEGT; this is encoded by the coding sequence ATGGCAATTGTCGTAAATATTGATGTGATGTTAGCGAAGAGAAAAATGAGTGTGACGGAACTTTCAGAAAGGGTGGGTATTACGATGGCGAACCTTTCAATTTTGAAAAATGGAAAGGCAAAAGCAATTCGTTTCTCCACTCTAGAGGGAATCTGTGCTGCATTGGATTGTCAACCAGGTGATATTTTAGCTTACAAAAAGGATGAAGGGACTTAG
- a CDS encoding DUF817 domain-containing protein, which yields MNLTRQNELKRDFIHSKFLRPFIQLIHFGWKQALSCIFPVVIFATLAITQFIQLPFLPRYDWLLILLLLMQWWMVRSGLETRDELKVITLFHLIGLALEIFKVHMGSWSYPEKGIFKVFGVPLYSGFMYASVASYLCQAWRRLQVELFKWPPFILVVVLASAIYLNFFTHHFWIDIRLWLAGLVIIVFWQSSVSYEVNGTRYLMPLVLSFVLIGFFIWIAENIATFFGAWQYPNQTDTWSIVYIGKVSSWVLLVIVSFLIVATLKQVKGGKRMREGKNLGKLTLKFPFF from the coding sequence ATGAATTTAACTAGACAGAATGAATTAAAACGCGATTTCATTCACTCAAAATTCTTAAGACCGTTTATACAACTTATTCATTTCGGTTGGAAACAAGCTCTGTCATGTATTTTCCCGGTTGTCATTTTTGCTACTTTGGCGATTACACAATTCATTCAGCTTCCCTTTTTACCTCGGTATGACTGGTTACTCATTTTGCTTCTTTTGATGCAATGGTGGATGGTTCGCTCAGGTCTTGAAACAAGAGATGAGCTAAAGGTGATCACTTTATTCCACCTTATTGGACTGGCGCTTGAGATTTTCAAGGTACATATGGGTTCTTGGTCTTATCCTGAAAAGGGGATTTTTAAAGTGTTCGGAGTTCCTTTATATAGCGGATTTATGTATGCAAGTGTAGCGAGTTATCTTTGCCAAGCATGGAGGAGATTACAGGTTGAACTTTTCAAGTGGCCGCCGTTCATACTAGTAGTCGTGTTAGCATCGGCAATTTATTTAAACTTCTTTACACATCATTTTTGGATAGATATCCGTTTGTGGTTAGCTGGACTTGTTATCATTGTCTTCTGGCAATCAAGCGTTTCGTATGAGGTTAATGGCACTCGTTACCTTATGCCACTTGTTTTATCTTTTGTGCTCATCGGATTTTTTATTTGGATAGCTGAAAATATAGCAACGTTCTTTGGGGCATGGCAATATCCAAACCAGACCGATACATGGAGCATTGTGTATATTGGAAAGGTGAGTTCATGGGTGTTATTAGTTATTGTTAGCTTTCTCATTGTAGCGACGTTGAAGCAGGTGAAGGGAGGAAAAAGGATGCGTGAGGGTAAGAACTTAGGAAAGTTAACATTGAAATTTCCTTTTTTTTAG
- a CDS encoding isoprenyl transferase, translated as MVDNIPEHIAIIMDGNGRWAEKRGIPRFAGHKEGVSTVVSIVKTAIKYKVRVLTLYAFSTENWKRPKPEVDFILKLPKEFLNIYLPELKANHVRIGAIGDMEKLPFHTREALQYAIDSTKENDGLQMNFALNYGGRDEILHAVKAMATDLNDGKISIDKVDNKQFSKYLYTTDLPEPDLLIRTGGEKRLSNFLLWQLAYTEFWFTDVLWPDFSEKEFLRALEDYGKRKRRYGGVDELNEAILS; from the coding sequence ATGGTGGATAATATACCAGAACATATCGCAATTATTATGGATGGAAATGGGCGTTGGGCTGAAAAGCGGGGGATACCCAGATTTGCTGGTCATAAAGAAGGGGTATCAACGGTTGTAAGTATTGTCAAGACTGCCATCAAATACAAGGTGAGGGTATTAACACTGTATGCCTTTTCTACGGAAAACTGGAAACGTCCAAAACCAGAGGTAGATTTTATTTTGAAACTACCAAAAGAGTTTTTAAACATTTATTTACCAGAGCTTAAAGCGAATCATGTGCGTATCGGGGCTATTGGGGATATGGAAAAACTCCCTTTTCATACTCGTGAAGCATTACAGTATGCAATTGATAGTACCAAAGAGAATGACGGACTACAAATGAATTTTGCCCTAAACTATGGAGGAAGAGACGAGATTCTCCATGCTGTAAAAGCAATGGCTACTGATTTAAATGATGGAAAAATATCAATCGATAAAGTAGACAACAAACAGTTTTCGAAATATTTGTATACGACTGACCTTCCAGAACCAGATTTACTTATTCGAACGGGCGGAGAAAAACGTCTAAGTAATTTTTTGCTTTGGCAATTAGCGTATACAGAGTTCTGGTTTACCGATGTACTGTGGCCAGATTTTTCAGAAAAGGAGTTTTTACGTGCACTTGAGGATTATGGAAAACGTAAGAGAAGATATGGTGGTGTAGATGAATTGAATGAAGCAATACTTAGTTAA